The following coding sequences are from one Triticum aestivum cultivar Chinese Spring chromosome 5A, IWGSC CS RefSeq v2.1, whole genome shotgun sequence window:
- the LOC123106025 gene encoding uncharacterized protein, with the protein MARARSLDADAGEEEFFDSREAISPPSVASPASSGRHSGDGEGWLCGGALLEVWATGPFSVEERRQRFVRSLGLLDPAESEPRSRPRAGEEIVVLGSPGAAPASPAPRLARGTAGDEEAGAPGRSAGGGGEEGLECVFKNLDDGTVFVVHELGKDGSFRSLRERRSNRTVTAAEFERISGSSPFIREMMRRVDDSSDEPSTPEKSLAARKSRRRRRFGWLRRLGIGACVVDAEDDDEANSTSSSSCRSCAGKPGKALDRVKVRPYKKRSKELSAVYRGQEIRAHKGPIVAMKFSSDGQYLATGGEDGVVRVWRVVEGERPDELDFAEDDPSCVFFTVNENSELAPVNSSEGTKSKQDKSSKGQADPACVVIPHRTFALSQVPVHEFHGHDDAILDLSWSKNGDLISASMDKTARLWRVGCNSCLKVFFHNNYVTCVQFHPTSDNYFISGCIDGLVRIWDVRKCLVVDWANSKEIITAVCYRPDGKGVVVGTITGNCRYYDASENRLELESQVSLNGRKKSPLKRIVGFQYCPSDPKKLMVTSGDSQVRILDGVHIISNYKGLQSSSQVAASFTPDGDHIISASDDSRIYMWNHVNQLAPVTSRVKTVWSYERFFSNDVSIAIPWNASQSRNSISLACNIPSLRQEVSGDLCDIQDSSTSRCQTEDCLEDDNMFRLPSGNFTLSRAFLAESAPRGSATWPEEHLASNSATASTLRKSQYKFLKASCQNAATHAWGQVIVTASWDGHIRSFQNYGLPVQV; encoded by the exons ATGGCGCGGGCGCGCTCGCTGGACGCGGACGCGGGCGAGGAGGAGTTCTTCGACTCCAGGGAGGCCATCTCGCCGCCCTCCGTCGCCTCGCCGGCCAGCTCCGGCCGCCACAGCGGCGACGGCGAGGGCTGGCTCTGCGGCGGGGCCCTGCTCGAGGTCTGGGCCACGGGCCCCTTCAGCGTCGAGGAGCGCCGCCAGCGGTTCGTCCGCTCCCTGGGCCTCCTGGATCCCGCCGAATCGGAGCCGCGCTCCAGGCCCCGCGCCGGCGAGGAGATCGTCGTCCTGGGGAGCCCCGGCGCGGCGCCGGCCTCGCCCGCCCCTCGTCTCGCGCGCGGGACTGCGGGGGACGAGGAGGCGGGGGCGCCCGGCCgaagcgccggcggcggcggcgaggagggccTGGAGTGCGTGTTCAAGAACCTGGACGACGGCACGGTCTTCGTGGTCCACGAGCTGGGCAAGGACGGCAGCTTCCGGAGCCTCAGGGAGCGCCGCTCCAACCGGACCGTCACCGCCGCGGAATTCGAGAGGATCTCCGGCTCCTCCCCCTTCATCCGCGAGATGATGCGCCGGGTGGACGACTCCTCGGACGAGCCCTCCACCCCTGAGAAGTCCTTAGCGGCGAGGAAGAGCCGCCGGAGGAGGCGGTTCGGGTGGCTCCGGAGGCTGGGCATCGGCGCCTGCGTCGTCGacgccgaggacgacgacgaggcgaaTTCGACCTCCTCCAGCTCCTGCCGGAGTTGCGCCGGGAAGCCCGGGAAGGCCCTTGACAGGGTCAAGGTCAGGCCATACAAGAAGCGGTCAAAGGAATTGTCAGCTGTGTACAGGGGCCAAGAGATCAGGGCGCACAAGGGCCCCATTGTGGCCATGAAGTTCAGCTCCGACGGGCAGTACCTGGCCACCGGAGGCGAGGACGGCGTGGTGCGGGTGTGGCGGGTGGTGGAAGGCGAGAGGCCCGACGAACTCGACTTCGCCGAGGACGATCCGTCGTGTGTGTTCTTCACTGTCAATGAGAACTCTGAACTGGCCCCTGTCAACTCCAGCGAAGGGACCAAGAGCAAACAGGACAAGAGCTCAAAGGGGCAAGCAGATCCGGCCTGCGTTGTGATCCCTCACCGCACCTTTGCGCTGTCTCAGGTCCCTGTGCATGAATTCCATGGGCATGATGATGCCATCTTGGATCTCTCATGGTCCAAAAATGGG GACTTGATTTCTGCATCTATGGATAAAACTGCTCGATTGTGGCGGGTCGGGTGCAACAGTTGTCTCAAGGTTTTCTTCCACAATAACTACG TGACATGTGTTCAGTTTCACCCTACGAGTGACAATTATTTTATCAGCGGTTGTATCGATGGATTGGTTCGCATTTGGGATGTTCGTAAATGCCTAGTGGTAGACTGGGCTAATAGCAAAGAGATCATAACCGCAGTCTGTTACCGGCCTGATGGAAAG GGGGTAGTGGTTGGGACCATAACAGGAAATTGCCGCTACTACGATGCATCAG AAAATCGTCTAGAACTGGAATCTCAGGTCTCTCTGAATGGCAGGAAGAAGTCTCCACTTAAAAGAATAGTTGGTTTCCAG TACTGCCCATCTGATCCAAAGAAGTTGATGGTAACATCTGGTGACTCACAAGTTCGCATTCTTGATGGGGTTCATATAATTTCCAACTACAAAG GATTGCAAAGTTCAAGCCAAGTTGCTGCATCATTTACCCCAGACGGAGATCACATAATCTCTGCTAGTGACGACTCCCGTATCTACATGTGGAATCATGTGAACCAACTTGCCCCAGTCACAAGCCGCGTGAAGACAGTGTGGTCATACGAGCGTTTTTTCAGCAACGATGTCTCCATCGCCATACCGTGGAACGCCTCACAATCAAGGAACTCTATTTCACTGGCCTGCAACATCCCTTCTTTACGGCAAGAAGTGTCCGGCGACCTCTGTGACATACAGGACAGTAGCACATCACGCTGCCAGACTGAAGATTGCCTCGAAGATGACAACATGTTCCGGTTACCATCGGGCAATTTCACTCTTAGCAGGGCGTTCCTCGCGGAGTCTGCTCCAAGGGGATCAGCCACGTGGCCGGAGGAGCATCTGGCATCCAACTCCGCGACGGCATCTACTTTGCGTAAATCTCAGTACAAGTTCCTGAAGGCGTCTTGCCAGAATGCAGCCACACATGCCTGGGGCCAGGTCATAGTCACCGCAAGCTGGGACGGCCACATCAGGTCATTCCAGAACTATGGCTTGCCGGTGCAAGTTTGA